Proteins encoded within one genomic window of Granulicella pectinivorans:
- a CDS encoding carboxypeptidase regulatory-like domain-containing protein — MNDHTKTKAATTWLAQGFLLCALMSIPSVLSVPSAYAQTSSGTIVGHVADPSGAVVIGAKVTATNPATNTSRTTVTDDAGTYSLPSLPAGTYDLLIEMKGFASQRNTGIVLDASQTARLDFSLAAGQVTETVTVDSGAAAALLQTENGAVGAIINAKKIEDLPLNGRNFVQLAQLIPGVNSGTEGSITVRRARGAVGATDATGGSTAIQVNGQRDTQNRYSIDGIESMDYDAFTYSFSTSVDAIAEFRVDTSSSGTDSGAAAGANVNQILKSGTNKYHGTLFEFNRNNVFTQTYDAIAKIDVAPPRLNRNQFGGNIGGPVWIPHIYNGHDKTFFFFNAETGYGLLGATPQQATVPDASVRAGILDSSIFAGPLVNGVPTTLAVSDPYTGNAYHIGDKINLDPKSAILLRPTITPNPTLAIAPNAANATNYYTTPIKTLNYQHQYLGRVDHNLTKHDTLSGHYIYDETYSNGAPFFGNDNDNNDAITKHYVVAWTHVFSDAIVNDFRYGRQNFQEFETFGTTDNPAYNIANGLLNIPFSSSDPHFYGGINTTISGPGQSYRLFADIRNIGPRNRANGINQFVENLSWQRGKHFLKFGVDIGRRTDYFSQARDPHGTFGFDGRYTGSALLDFLLGYVNGDSINPTVTRTNISSIIQAYSVQDNWTVSRTLTVNLGLRWDHFAPYTQDDNKYADIYIGSDGLNPGTIQTPSTSPYGRGLIQPVYHDWQPRVGFAWQPYGLNRVVVRGGVGLYFTPEIDNAPFSMGEGAQAQAGASLTGNPGQSGTTAALKLPNLTFANPFPGVTATGPLTYPFANAIDQHLQDQMTTQYNLTVQTQFPGKISGEVAYVGAQGRHNFVSPTINLPVPVNPASTTLSVNARRPNQTFLRNVSGDFSTGSSGYNSLQTKLERRVGQGLNLLASYTWSKSISGSGDIGGIVGGGNFGAGPLNPYAPRTDRSLSVFDIPHRFVGTVLYDVPFFKNTTGFKKVLLDGFQVSTILTAVSGDPAGVTDTAQTTATGVASRPDSVAGQQVSLGRGGRTPGAQFNVNAFTVAQPGEFGTSPRTGAVRLPGVFNDDLSATKGFKFGESRNLQLRADFFNAFKHYNPDPSTIGLARNASATFGKINNGLSGGFATRIIQLGAKLYF; from the coding sequence ATGAACGACCATACGAAAACAAAAGCCGCCACAACATGGCTTGCTCAGGGCTTTCTGCTCTGTGCATTGATGTCGATCCCCAGCGTGCTGAGCGTTCCCAGCGCCTACGCCCAGACCTCCAGCGGTACCATCGTCGGCCACGTCGCCGACCCCTCGGGAGCAGTCGTCATCGGAGCGAAGGTCACCGCGACCAACCCCGCCACGAACACATCCCGTACGACGGTCACCGATGACGCCGGCACGTACTCGCTGCCTTCGCTCCCTGCCGGAACCTACGATCTCCTCATCGAGATGAAGGGCTTCGCCTCCCAGCGCAACACCGGCATCGTCCTCGACGCCAGTCAGACGGCACGCCTGGACTTCTCGCTCGCCGCAGGCCAGGTCACCGAGACCGTCACCGTCGATAGCGGTGCCGCCGCCGCCCTGCTCCAGACCGAGAACGGTGCGGTCGGCGCCATCATCAACGCCAAGAAGATCGAAGACCTGCCGCTCAACGGACGCAACTTCGTCCAGCTCGCGCAGCTCATCCCCGGCGTCAACAGCGGCACAGAGGGCTCCATTACCGTGCGGCGTGCGCGCGGTGCCGTCGGCGCGACCGACGCCACCGGAGGCTCCACCGCCATCCAGGTCAACGGGCAGCGCGATACCCAGAACCGTTACTCCATCGATGGCATCGAGAGCATGGACTACGACGCGTTCACCTACAGCTTCTCCACCTCCGTCGACGCCATCGCCGAGTTCCGCGTCGACACCAGCTCCAGCGGCACCGACTCCGGCGCAGCCGCCGGAGCCAACGTCAACCAGATCCTCAAGTCCGGCACGAACAAGTACCACGGCACGCTCTTCGAGTTCAACCGCAACAACGTCTTCACCCAGACCTACGACGCCATCGCCAAGATCGACGTAGCGCCTCCCCGCCTGAACCGCAACCAGTTTGGCGGCAACATCGGCGGTCCCGTCTGGATCCCGCACATCTACAACGGCCACGACAAGACCTTCTTCTTCTTCAACGCCGAAACCGGGTACGGTCTTCTGGGTGCCACGCCGCAACAGGCCACCGTGCCTGATGCCAGCGTCCGCGCCGGCATCCTCGACTCCAGTATCTTCGCCGGCCCGCTCGTCAATGGCGTGCCCACCACCCTCGCCGTCTCCGACCCCTACACCGGCAATGCCTATCACATCGGCGACAAGATCAACCTCGATCCCAAGTCGGCCATCCTGCTTCGGCCCACCATCACGCCGAACCCGACCCTGGCCATCGCGCCCAACGCCGCCAACGCGACCAACTACTACACCACGCCCATCAAGACCCTCAACTACCAGCACCAGTACCTCGGCCGCGTCGATCACAACCTCACCAAGCACGACACCCTCAGCGGTCACTACATCTACGACGAAACCTACTCGAACGGCGCGCCCTTCTTCGGCAACGACAACGACAACAACGACGCCATCACCAAGCACTACGTCGTCGCGTGGACCCATGTCTTCTCCGACGCCATCGTCAACGACTTCCGCTATGGCCGCCAGAACTTTCAGGAGTTCGAGACCTTCGGCACCACCGATAACCCCGCCTACAACATCGCCAATGGCCTCCTGAACATCCCCTTCTCCTCCTCCGACCCGCACTTCTACGGCGGCATCAACACCACCATCAGCGGCCCCGGCCAGTCCTACCGGCTCTTCGCCGACATCCGCAACATCGGCCCGCGCAACCGCGCCAACGGCATCAACCAGTTCGTCGAGAACCTCTCCTGGCAGCGCGGCAAGCACTTCCTCAAGTTTGGCGTCGACATCGGTCGCCGCACCGACTACTTCAGCCAGGCCCGCGATCCCCACGGCACCTTCGGCTTCGACGGCCGCTATACCGGCTCCGCCCTGCTGGACTTCCTGCTCGGCTACGTCAATGGCGACAGCATCAACCCCACCGTCACCCGCACCAACATCTCCAGCATCATCCAGGCCTACTCTGTGCAGGACAACTGGACCGTCAGCCGCACCCTCACCGTCAACCTCGGCCTCCGCTGGGATCACTTCGCGCCCTACACGCAGGACGACAACAAGTACGCCGACATCTACATCGGCTCCGACGGCCTGAACCCAGGCACCATCCAGACGCCCTCCACCTCGCCCTACGGACGCGGTCTCATCCAGCCCGTCTATCACGACTGGCAGCCCCGCGTCGGCTTCGCATGGCAGCCCTACGGACTCAACCGCGTCGTCGTGCGTGGCGGCGTCGGCCTCTACTTCACTCCGGAGATCGATAACGCACCCTTCTCCATGGGGGAAGGAGCCCAGGCTCAGGCCGGCGCGTCGCTCACCGGCAACCCCGGACAGAGCGGAACCACCGCCGCCCTCAAGCTGCCCAACCTCACCTTCGCCAACCCGTTTCCCGGAGTCACCGCGACCGGCCCGCTCACCTACCCCTTCGCCAACGCCATCGACCAGCACCTGCAGGACCAGATGACCACCCAGTACAACCTCACCGTGCAGACCCAGTTCCCCGGCAAGATCTCCGGGGAAGTGGCTTACGTCGGCGCGCAGGGCCGTCACAACTTCGTCTCGCCCACCATCAACCTGCCCGTCCCCGTCAACCCCGCCAGCACCACACTCTCGGTCAACGCGCGCCGGCCCAACCAGACCTTCCTCCGCAACGTCTCCGGCGACTTCTCCACTGGATCATCCGGCTACAACTCGCTCCAGACCAAGCTTGAGCGGCGCGTCGGCCAGGGGCTCAACCTGCTCGCCTCCTACACCTGGTCCAAGTCCATCTCGGGCTCGGGCGATATCGGCGGCATCGTCGGCGGCGGCAACTTCGGCGCCGGCCCGCTCAACCCGTACGCACCTCGTACGGATCGCTCACTCTCCGTCTTCGACATCCCTCATCGCTTCGTCGGTACCGTGCTCTACGACGTGCCGTTCTTCAAGAACACCACCGGCTTCAAGAAGGTCCTGCTCGACGGCTTCCAGGTCTCCACCATCCTCACCGCCGTCTCGGGCGACCCAGCCGGCGTCACCGACACCGCGCAGACCACCGCAACCGGCGTCGCATCCCGCCCCGACAGCGTCGCTGGCCAGCAGGTCAGCCTCGGTCGTGGTGGACGTACCCCCGGAGCGCAGTTCAACGTCAACGCCTTCACCGTCGCGCAGCCCGGGGAGTTCGGAACCTCGCCCCGTACCGGCGCCGTCCGTCTCCCCGGCGTCTTCAACGACGACCTCTCCGCCACCAAGGGCTTCAAGTTCGGCGAGTCCCGCAACCTGCAGCTCCGCGCCGACTTCTTCAACGCCTTCAAACACTACAACCCCGATCCCTCCACGATCGGTCTCGCCCGCAACGCCTCGGCCACCTTCGGAAAGATCAACAACGGTCTCTCCGGCGGCTTCGCCACTCGCATCATCCAACTGGGCGCGAAGCTCTACTTCTAA
- a CDS encoding SDR family NAD(P)-dependent oxidoreductase, which translates to MSLAKFRLDGRSAIVTGAASGIGLAIAEGFAGAGAVVHVVDLNKDAALAAVAGIEAAGGKAFAHGCNVADQDEVERVFGEILASGKLDILVNNAGIAGIGTVETVTGADMDRVFSVNVKSVYHCTKAVIGSMVAQGGGVILNMASIAATAGLEDRFSYQMSKGAVLAMTFSIARDYLKKGIRCNAISPARVHTAFVDGYIAKNYAGREEEMFKALSAAQPIGRMGKPSEVADLALFLCSDEAGFLTGVDYSLDGGFVNLR; encoded by the coding sequence ATGTCACTGGCAAAATTTCGGTTGGATGGCCGTTCCGCGATCGTTACGGGTGCGGCGAGCGGGATTGGACTTGCGATCGCTGAAGGTTTCGCGGGCGCGGGCGCTGTCGTTCACGTTGTAGACCTCAACAAAGACGCGGCTTTGGCGGCGGTTGCTGGGATTGAAGCCGCGGGCGGAAAGGCCTTTGCGCACGGCTGCAACGTCGCCGATCAGGATGAGGTCGAGCGCGTTTTCGGGGAGATTCTGGCGTCCGGCAAGCTGGACATTCTGGTGAACAACGCAGGCATCGCCGGGATTGGAACCGTCGAGACGGTGACGGGCGCGGACATGGATCGGGTGTTCTCGGTGAATGTGAAGAGCGTGTACCACTGCACGAAGGCGGTGATCGGGAGCATGGTCGCGCAGGGTGGCGGCGTGATCCTGAACATGGCTTCGATTGCGGCTACGGCTGGATTGGAAGATCGTTTCTCATACCAGATGAGCAAAGGCGCGGTGCTGGCGATGACGTTCTCGATTGCGCGGGATTATCTGAAGAAGGGGATTCGTTGCAATGCGATCTCGCCGGCCCGGGTGCATACGGCGTTTGTGGATGGGTATATCGCGAAGAACTATGCGGGACGCGAGGAGGAGATGTTCAAGGCGCTGTCAGCCGCGCAGCCGATCGGGCGGATGGGGAAGCCGAGCGAAGTGGCCGATTTGGCGCTGTTTCTCTGCTCGGATGAGGCCGGGTTCCTGACGGGTGTGGACTATTCGCTGGATGGTGGGTTTGTGAATTTGCGGTAG
- a CDS encoding cysteine desulfurase family protein, translating to MIYLDAAATTAVRREVLEAMWPYLTGEFGNPSSHHGVGRAAAEALKGARVSVAEVLGCRAGEIVFTAGGTEADNLAIKGIALANPRGKHLVTTAIEHEAVLESCAYLERVHGFAVTYLPVDRFGMVSVADAIAALRPETTLCSMMLANNEVGTIQPVAEIAAAARAMGVPVHTDAVQAAGALELGVKALGVDAMSLSGHKLGAPKGTGVLFLKGRVAVEPVMHGGGQEKGRRSGTENVAGAVGFALALRMAHAGRVERIARVSRLRDALIRGVLEGVPSAVLTGHPSARLPGSASFCFPGTSGEAVLLSLEERGIVCSSGSACAAGSDEPSHVLMAMGFSREVAQTAVRFTLGDGVTAEQVAEVAGAVRDGVRAVMGIGGR from the coding sequence GTGATCTACCTCGATGCAGCGGCCACGACGGCGGTGCGGCGTGAGGTGCTGGAGGCCATGTGGCCCTACCTGACGGGGGAGTTTGGGAATCCTTCGAGCCATCATGGGGTGGGGCGGGCAGCGGCGGAGGCTCTGAAGGGCGCGCGGGTCTCAGTCGCGGAGGTGCTTGGGTGCCGGGCCGGGGAGATTGTGTTTACCGCCGGGGGGACGGAGGCGGACAACCTGGCGATCAAGGGGATTGCGCTGGCCAATCCGCGTGGGAAACACCTTGTAACGACGGCGATCGAGCATGAGGCGGTGCTGGAGTCATGTGCGTATCTGGAGCGCGTGCATGGGTTCGCGGTGACGTATCTGCCGGTGGACCGGTTCGGGATGGTGTCGGTTGCGGATGCGATTGCGGCTCTGCGGCCGGAGACGACGCTCTGCTCGATGATGCTGGCGAACAACGAGGTTGGGACGATACAGCCAGTGGCGGAGATTGCGGCGGCGGCTCGGGCGATGGGAGTGCCGGTGCATACGGATGCGGTGCAGGCGGCGGGGGCTCTGGAGCTGGGGGTGAAGGCGCTGGGCGTGGATGCGATGAGCCTTTCGGGACACAAGTTGGGGGCGCCGAAGGGGACGGGGGTCCTGTTTCTGAAGGGACGGGTGGCGGTGGAGCCGGTGATGCATGGGGGTGGGCAGGAGAAAGGGCGGCGGTCCGGCACGGAGAATGTCGCCGGGGCGGTGGGGTTTGCTTTGGCTCTGCGGATGGCGCATGCGGGGCGCGTGGAGCGGATAGCGCGCGTCTCCAGGCTGCGGGATGCGTTGATTCGCGGGGTGCTGGAGGGGGTTCCGAGCGCGGTGTTGACGGGGCATCCTTCGGCTCGGCTGCCGGGGAGCGCTTCGTTTTGTTTTCCGGGGACGAGCGGGGAGGCGGTGCTGCTGTCTCTCGAGGAGCGCGGGATCGTGTGTTCGAGTGGATCGGCGTGCGCGGCGGGGTCGGATGAGCCGTCGCATGTGTTGATGGCGATGGGTTTTTCGCGCGAGGTGGCGCAGACGGCGGTGCGGTTTACGCTGGGCGATGGCGTGACGGCGGAGCAGGTTGCGGAGGTCGCAGGGGCGGTGCGGGATGGGGTGCGGGCGGTGATGGGGATCGGGGGACGGTAA
- a CDS encoding enolase C-terminal domain-like protein: MSEITITRARVIDLRFPTSRESIGSDAVNKDPDYSAAYCILETDSGVEGHGLTFTLGRGTDLVASALEYLTSFVVGRTLSGITDDFVAFNRTLTDESQFRWLGPEKGVIHLATGALINAIWDLYARVEGKPLWKLLAELPTEKILSAIDFRYIDDALTPDEARAILDASREGYAERLALLEQEGYPAYTTSAGWFGYSEDKIRRLCREGLAEGWTHFKLKVGGDPAEDLRRGHIVREEIGWTNKIMVDANQKWGVLEAIEKTRNLKELDPWWMEEPTNPDDILGHARIRRESGVRIATGEHCHNRVMFKQLLQAGSIDVCQIDSCRVAGVNENLAIILMAAKFGVPVCPHAGGVGLCEYVQHLSAWDFLRVSTTLTDRVIEYVDHLHEHFLTPVRIRRGRYLLPGTPGYSIEIFPASRERYAFPHGTYWKNEHPA, from the coding sequence GTGTCCGAAATCACCATCACCCGAGCCCGTGTCATCGACCTCCGCTTTCCCACCTCGCGCGAGAGCATCGGCTCCGACGCCGTCAACAAAGACCCCGACTACTCGGCCGCCTACTGCATCCTGGAAACCGACTCCGGTGTCGAGGGCCACGGCCTCACCTTCACGTTAGGCCGTGGCACTGATCTCGTCGCCTCGGCGCTCGAGTACCTCACCAGCTTCGTCGTCGGGCGCACCCTGTCCGGCATCACGGATGACTTCGTCGCCTTCAACCGCACCCTCACCGACGAGAGCCAGTTCCGCTGGCTCGGCCCCGAAAAAGGCGTCATCCACCTCGCCACTGGCGCTCTCATCAACGCCATCTGGGACCTCTACGCCCGCGTCGAAGGCAAGCCCCTCTGGAAGCTCCTGGCCGAGCTTCCCACCGAGAAGATCCTCTCCGCCATCGACTTCCGCTACATCGACGATGCCCTCACCCCCGACGAAGCCCGCGCGATCCTCGACGCCAGCCGCGAAGGCTACGCGGAGCGCTTGGCCCTGCTCGAACAAGAAGGCTACCCCGCCTACACCACCTCCGCGGGCTGGTTCGGATACTCCGAAGACAAGATCCGCCGCCTCTGCCGCGAGGGCCTCGCCGAAGGCTGGACACACTTCAAGCTCAAGGTCGGCGGCGACCCCGCCGAAGACCTCCGCCGCGGCCACATCGTCCGCGAGGAGATCGGCTGGACCAACAAGATCATGGTCGACGCCAACCAGAAATGGGGCGTCCTCGAAGCCATCGAAAAGACCAGAAACCTCAAGGAGCTCGACCCATGGTGGATGGAAGAGCCCACCAACCCCGACGACATCCTCGGTCATGCCCGCATCCGCCGCGAGTCCGGCGTGCGCATCGCCACGGGTGAGCACTGCCACAATCGCGTCATGTTCAAGCAGCTTCTGCAGGCGGGCTCCATCGACGTCTGTCAGATCGACTCCTGCCGCGTCGCCGGCGTCAACGAGAACCTCGCCATCATCCTCATGGCCGCCAAATTCGGTGTCCCCGTCTGCCCCCACGCCGGCGGTGTCGGCCTATGCGAGTATGTCCAGCACCTCTCCGCCTGGGACTTCCTCCGCGTTTCGACAACGCTAACGGACCGCGTCATCGAGTACGTCGACCACCTCCACGAACACTTCCTCACGCCGGTCAGGATCCGCCGCGGCCGTTATCTCCTTCCGGGGACCCCCGGCTACAGCATCGAAATCTTCCCCGCCTCGCGTGAACGCTACGCCTTTCCCCACGGAACCTACTGGAAGAACGAGCATCCCGCCTAA
- a CDS encoding fumarylacetoacetate hydrolase family protein, producing the protein MRLVSYVFNEEVGAGLQSESLEYIFPLAPLGYADTLSFLYAGEDAWAEAAEAASAADLDSDQVIRTDEADLLAPIAMPGKFICIGLNYRDHAIESNMQLPKTPVVFTKFSNCITGDNTTVVIPSMTTQLDYEAELAIVIGREGKNIPAEDWADYVFGYTIVNDLSARDIQLATSQWSLGKSFDGFGPMGPAIVSKDDIPDPHVLGIKLSIDGEVLQDSNTDQLVFKAPDLIAYLSSIMTLEPGDIISTGTPAGVGLGRKPQRWIQPGETMVVEIEGIGTLTNNTVAE; encoded by the coding sequence ATGCGTTTAGTCAGTTACGTCTTCAACGAGGAAGTAGGCGCAGGCCTGCAGTCCGAGTCGCTCGAATACATCTTCCCCCTCGCCCCCCTCGGATACGCCGACACCCTCTCCTTCCTCTACGCCGGCGAAGATGCGTGGGCTGAGGCCGCCGAGGCTGCTTCGGCCGCCGACCTCGACTCCGATCAGGTCATCCGCACCGACGAAGCCGACCTCCTTGCCCCCATCGCCATGCCCGGCAAGTTCATCTGCATCGGCCTCAACTACCGCGACCACGCCATTGAGTCCAACATGCAGCTCCCCAAGACGCCCGTCGTCTTCACCAAGTTCTCCAACTGCATCACCGGCGACAACACCACCGTCGTCATCCCCAGCATGACCACGCAGCTCGACTACGAGGCCGAGCTCGCCATCGTCATTGGCCGGGAAGGCAAGAACATCCCCGCCGAGGACTGGGCCGACTACGTCTTCGGTTACACGATCGTCAACGACCTCAGCGCTCGCGATATCCAACTCGCCACCTCGCAGTGGTCGCTCGGCAAGAGCTTCGACGGCTTCGGCCCCATGGGCCCGGCCATCGTCTCCAAGGACGACATCCCCGACCCCCACGTCCTGGGCATCAAGCTCTCCATCGACGGCGAAGTCCTACAGGACTCCAACACCGACCAGCTCGTCTTCAAGGCCCCCGACCTCATCGCCTACCTCTCCTCCATCATGACCCTCGAGCCCGGCGACATCATCTCCACCGGCACCCCCGCCGGCGTCGGCCTCGGCCGCAAGCCGCAGCGCTGGATCCAGCCCGGCGAGACCATGGTCGTCGAGATCGAAGGCATCGGAACCCTCACCAACAACACTGTGGCGGAGTAA